A DNA window from Streptomyces bacillaris contains the following coding sequences:
- a CDS encoding adenosine deaminase, whose amino-acid sequence MTSQTLNVPDSDQIRRAPKVLLHDHLDGGLRPGTIIELARAQGYDSLPETEADKLGIWFREAADSGSLPRYLETFAHTCAVMQTRDALFRVAAECAEDLAEDGVVYAEIRYAPEQHLEGGLTLEEVVEAVNAGFREGERIARANGHRIRVGALLTAMRHAARALEIAELANSYRDQGVVGFDIAGAEAGFPPTRHLDAFEYLKRENNHFTIHAGEAFGLPSIWQALQWCGADRLGHGVRIIDDIEVAEDGSVSLGRLASYVRDKRIPLEMCPTSNLQTGAATSYAEHPIGLLRKLHFRVTVNTDNRLMSGTSMSREFELLTEAFGYTLDDMQWFTVNAMKSAFIPFDERLAMINEVVKPGYAELKSEWLFRQTAVTSGSAAATS is encoded by the coding sequence ATGACGAGCCAGACCCTGAATGTCCCCGATTCCGACCAGATCCGGCGCGCCCCCAAGGTGCTGCTCCACGACCACCTCGACGGCGGCCTCCGCCCGGGGACGATCATCGAGCTGGCCCGCGCGCAGGGTTACGACTCCCTCCCCGAGACCGAGGCCGACAAGCTCGGCATCTGGTTCCGCGAGGCCGCCGACTCCGGTTCGCTGCCCCGGTATCTGGAGACCTTCGCCCACACCTGCGCCGTCATGCAGACCCGTGACGCGCTCTTCCGGGTGGCCGCCGAGTGCGCCGAGGACCTCGCCGAGGACGGCGTCGTCTACGCCGAGATCCGGTACGCCCCCGAGCAGCACCTGGAGGGCGGGCTGACCCTCGAAGAGGTCGTCGAGGCGGTCAACGCGGGCTTCCGCGAGGGCGAGCGCATCGCCCGCGCCAACGGCCACCGCATCCGCGTCGGCGCCCTGCTCACCGCGATGCGGCACGCCGCCCGCGCGCTGGAGATCGCCGAACTCGCCAACAGCTACCGGGACCAGGGCGTCGTCGGCTTCGACATTGCGGGCGCCGAGGCCGGCTTCCCTCCCACCCGCCACCTCGACGCGTTCGAGTACCTCAAGCGGGAGAACAACCACTTCACCATCCACGCGGGCGAGGCCTTCGGCCTGCCGTCGATCTGGCAGGCCCTCCAGTGGTGCGGCGCCGACCGGCTCGGCCACGGGGTGCGGATCATCGACGACATCGAGGTCGCGGAGGACGGCTCGGTCTCCCTCGGCCGCCTCGCCTCCTACGTACGGGACAAGCGCATCCCGCTGGAGATGTGCCCGACGTCCAACCTCCAGACCGGCGCCGCCACCTCGTACGCCGAGCACCCCATCGGGCTGCTGCGGAAGCTGCACTTCCGCGTCACCGTGAACACGGACAACCGCCTCATGAGCGGGACGAGCATGAGCCGGGAATTCGAGCTGCTGACCGAGGCATTCGGATACACGCTCGACGACATGCAGTGGTTCACCGTCAATGCGATGAAATCAGCTTTCATTCCTTTCGACGAACGTCTCGCGATGATCAATGAGGTCGTCAAGCCCGGTTATGCCGAGCTGAAGTCCGAGTGGCTTTTCCGTCAGACCGCTGTGACCAGCGGTTCTGCCGCTGCCACGAGCTGA
- a CDS encoding STAS domain-containing protein: MKPIVLVVAGHVTRDAVPALCAELETLLSGPGAPVPDGVPPAPPGPVECDVGGVVRPGLALVEAVARLALVARRSGRQLVLRRVGPELQGLLDLVGLADVVGLGEPGGQGARREPGEFGEPEGAAEVRAPGA; this comes from the coding sequence ATGAAACCGATCGTTCTCGTCGTCGCCGGACACGTCACCCGTGACGCCGTACCGGCCCTCTGCGCGGAGCTGGAGACCCTGCTGAGCGGCCCCGGGGCTCCTGTGCCGGACGGGGTCCCTCCCGCACCACCGGGCCCCGTGGAGTGCGATGTGGGCGGCGTGGTCCGGCCCGGCCTGGCCCTGGTGGAGGCGGTGGCCCGGCTGGCCCTGGTCGCCCGCCGGTCCGGGCGGCAGCTCGTGCTGCGCCGGGTGGGACCCGAACTCCAGGGGTTGCTGGACCTGGTGGGGCTGGCGGATGTGGTGGGGCTGGGGGAGCCGGGGGGCCAGGGAGCGCGGAGAGAGCCGGGAGAATTCGGGGAGCCTGAGGGTGCGGCGGAGGTACGGGCCCCGGGGGCGTAG
- a CDS encoding sensor histidine kinase — protein MTERTKRSIRAGLRWTSLRLRLVVVFALVALTAAVSASGIAYWLNREAVLTRTQDTALDDFRRQMQDTAATLPVRPTKDDLQRAAGQMASGGPGYNVLLEDEREQGKPIVGYSDLDAFTLTDVPDPLRKQVSRKQPLTANNEHEYHLFWQRTSISGTPYLVAGTRIIGGGPTGYMLKSLDQERQDLNSLAWSLGIATALALIGSALLAQAAATTVLRPVQRLGDAARKLGEGKLDTRLTVSGTDELADLSRTFNRTASSLEKKVADMSAREESSRRFVADMSHELRTPLTAITAVAEVLEDEADSLDPMIAPAVHLVVSETRRLNDLVENLMEVTRFDAGTARLVLDDVDVADQVTACIDARAWLDAVDLDAERGMMVRLDPRRLDVILANLIGNALKHGGSPVNVKVRTEGEELVIEVRDHGPGIPEEVLPHVFDRFYKASASRPRSEGSGLGLSIAVENAHIHGGDITAANSPEGGAVFVLRLPRDASKLTGGAGAGGDGGGTGNGADKEPGGRGEHGGGPGGAGGSGGARGSGGKGEDGGVS, from the coding sequence GTGACGGAGAGAACCAAGCGGTCCATCCGGGCGGGGCTCCGCTGGACCAGCCTGCGGCTGCGGCTCGTCGTGGTCTTCGCCCTGGTGGCGCTGACGGCGGCGGTCTCCGCCTCGGGGATCGCGTACTGGCTCAACCGCGAGGCCGTGCTGACCCGTACGCAGGACACCGCGCTCGACGACTTCCGGCGGCAGATGCAGGACACGGCGGCCACGCTGCCGGTGCGGCCCACCAAGGACGACCTCCAGCGGGCCGCCGGGCAGATGGCGTCCGGCGGGCCCGGCTACAACGTGCTGCTGGAGGACGAGCGCGAACAGGGCAAGCCGATCGTCGGCTACTCCGACCTGGACGCCTTCACCCTGACCGATGTGCCGGACCCGCTGCGGAAGCAGGTGTCCCGCAAGCAGCCGCTGACCGCGAACAACGAGCACGAGTACCACCTGTTCTGGCAGCGTACGAGCATCTCCGGCACCCCGTACCTGGTCGCCGGTACGCGGATCATCGGCGGCGGCCCGACCGGGTACATGCTCAAGTCCCTCGACCAGGAGCGGCAGGACCTCAACTCACTGGCCTGGTCGCTGGGGATCGCCACCGCCCTGGCCCTGATCGGCTCGGCGCTGCTGGCCCAGGCCGCCGCGACGACCGTGCTGCGGCCGGTGCAGCGGCTCGGTGACGCGGCCCGCAAGCTGGGCGAGGGCAAGCTCGACACCCGGCTCACGGTCTCCGGTACGGACGAACTCGCGGATCTCTCCCGTACGTTCAACCGGACCGCCAGCTCGCTGGAGAAGAAGGTCGCGGACATGAGCGCGCGGGAGGAGTCCAGCCGGCGGTTCGTCGCGGACATGTCCCACGAGCTGCGCACCCCGCTGACCGCGATCACGGCGGTGGCCGAGGTGCTGGAGGACGAGGCGGACAGCCTCGACCCGATGATCGCGCCCGCCGTGCACCTCGTGGTCAGCGAGACCCGGCGGCTGAACGACCTGGTGGAGAACCTGATGGAGGTGACCCGCTTCGACGCGGGCACCGCGCGGCTGGTCCTGGACGACGTGGACGTGGCCGACCAGGTCACCGCGTGCATCGACGCCCGGGCGTGGCTGGACGCGGTGGACCTGGACGCGGAGCGCGGCATGATGGTCCGGCTCGACCCGCGCCGCCTGGACGTGATCCTGGCCAATCTGATCGGCAACGCCCTCAAGCACGGCGGTTCGCCGGTGAACGTGAAGGTGCGGACCGAGGGCGAGGAACTGGTCATCGAGGTACGGGACCACGGTCCGGGCATCCCCGAGGAGGTGCTGCCGCACGTCTTCGACCGCTTCTACAAGGCCAGCGCCTCCCGACCGCGTTCGGAGGGCAGCGGGCTCGGCCTCTCCATCGCCGTGGAGAACGCGCACATCCACGGCGGTGACATCACGGCCGCCAACTCTCCGGAGGGCGGGGCGGTCTTCGTCCTGCGCCTCCCGCGCGACGCCTCGAAGCTGACGGGCGGCGCAGGCGCGGGCGGGGACGGAGGCGGTACGGGGAACGGGGCGGACAAGGAGCCGGGCGGGCGGGGCGAGCACGGTGGAGGTCCGGGAGGCGCCGGGGGTTCCGGGGGCGCCCGGGGTTCCGGAGGCAAGGGCGAGGACGGTGGGGTGTCATGA
- a CDS encoding VanZ family protein: MGVRQGSGQGSDGQAVIHFRAAGVTLLLAHLLFVGWLTLRPLDVPWTAAANFEPLASIRNDLALGPAEALRRIGGALLLLAPLGVLLPMAGGRVFVSPWVSLLRTVAAGALISLAIELGQTGVPGQVVDIDSVLLNTTGVVVAHLLVVPVCRARLRRRGVPGVRDLPRYRQETRLRDEAPGGSTPTISRVGIAP, encoded by the coding sequence GTGGGCGTGCGTCAAGGTTCGGGTCAAGGTTCCGACGGTCAGGCCGTCATCCACTTCCGCGCGGCGGGTGTCACTCTCCTCCTCGCGCATCTGCTGTTCGTCGGGTGGCTGACGCTGCGCCCGCTGGATGTGCCCTGGACCGCCGCCGCGAACTTCGAGCCGCTCGCCTCGATCAGGAACGACCTCGCACTGGGGCCCGCCGAGGCCCTGCGCCGGATCGGCGGGGCGCTGCTCCTGCTGGCCCCGCTCGGGGTGCTGCTGCCGATGGCCGGGGGCCGGGTCTTCGTCTCGCCGTGGGTGTCTCTGCTGCGGACGGTGGCGGCCGGGGCGCTGATCTCGCTCGCCATCGAGCTGGGCCAGACCGGGGTGCCGGGTCAGGTGGTCGACATCGACTCGGTGCTGCTGAACACCACGGGGGTGGTGGTGGCGCATCTGCTGGTCGTGCCGGTCTGCCGGGCGCGGCTGCGCCGCCGGGGGGTGCCGGGCGTACGGGACCTCCCCCGGTACCGGCAGGAGACCCGTCTGCGGGATGAGGCCCCTGGGGGTTCGACCCCGACGATTTCCAGGGTCGGCATCGCCCCGTAG
- a CDS encoding alpha/beta hydrolase: protein MAQRALPLPAARLGRAVSTAGAPYEVSGVVLLLPDGEPDSRRRPSPLSYAVQLPFARALARAGEGDGLAVHVLRYRCRGWNDADAHPAQDAAWAADEVQRRYGDVPVCLVGHGMGGRAALRAAGHGAVTSVLAMAPWLPDHTAAEPEPVKQLVGRRVLIVHGTNDERTDPELSYRLAERAKKSNRDTCRFEVHSDGHALRQHRSEVVALAADFVRGSLFARSYARPVKDALAAPPPLGLRMPLAAGFGRSLRH from the coding sequence ATGGCACAGCGCGCACTCCCCCTGCCTGCCGCCAGGCTGGGACGGGCCGTCTCGACGGCCGGAGCACCATACGAGGTCAGCGGCGTGGTCCTGCTGCTCCCGGACGGCGAGCCCGACTCACGGCGCCGTCCCTCACCCCTTTCCTACGCGGTACAGCTGCCGTTCGCCCGTGCGCTGGCGCGCGCCGGGGAGGGCGACGGGCTGGCGGTGCACGTCCTGCGCTACCGCTGCCGGGGCTGGAACGACGCCGACGCGCATCCGGCGCAGGACGCGGCCTGGGCGGCGGACGAGGTGCAGCGGCGGTACGGGGACGTGCCCGTCTGCCTGGTCGGCCACGGGATGGGCGGGCGGGCGGCGCTGCGGGCCGCCGGGCACGGGGCGGTCACCTCGGTGCTGGCGATGGCGCCCTGGCTGCCGGACCACACCGCCGCCGAGCCGGAGCCGGTGAAACAGCTCGTGGGGCGGCGGGTGCTGATCGTGCACGGCACCAACGACGAGCGCACCGACCCGGAGTTGTCGTACCGGCTGGCCGAGCGGGCGAAGAAGTCCAACCGGGACACCTGCCGCTTCGAGGTCCACTCGGACGGCCACGCGCTGCGCCAGCACCGGTCCGAAGTGGTGGCGCTGGCGGCCGACTTCGTACGGGGCTCGCTCTTCGCCCGCTCCTACGCCCGCCCGGTCAAGGACGCGCTGGCCGCCCCGCCGCCGCTGGGGCTGCGGATGCCGCTGGCGGCGGGGTTCGGACGGTCGCTGCGGCACTGA
- a CDS encoding L,D-transpeptidase family protein gives MGVTAKIPGGRRLRRGAALSVAGLVAAPALVLGTGTAAQAASCTTSTGPHQKQVEKFLKRPVDGKQSAADCKAIQKFQKAHGITPTIGYAGPLTWRTMNTMNAQKAAGKNPNKAGKCPTNKGRIACVDLTRQLSWIQDGKKLKYGPVPVRTGRDGAETRTGAKKIYWRNINHWSTIYKVRMPHAQFFDGGQAFHSVTKSMYNPPGSGGCVNMRPADAKAYWNLLKNGDDVYVYGRKPGT, from the coding sequence ATGGGAGTCACGGCGAAAATACCCGGAGGACGGCGGCTGCGACGTGGGGCGGCGCTCTCCGTGGCCGGGCTGGTGGCGGCACCCGCCCTGGTCCTGGGCACCGGGACCGCGGCCCAGGCCGCCTCCTGCACCACCTCCACGGGGCCGCACCAGAAGCAGGTCGAGAAGTTCCTGAAGCGGCCCGTCGACGGCAAGCAGTCGGCCGCCGACTGCAAGGCGATCCAGAAGTTCCAGAAGGCCCACGGCATCACCCCGACCATCGGGTACGCCGGGCCGCTGACCTGGCGCACGATGAACACGATGAACGCCCAGAAGGCGGCCGGGAAGAACCCCAACAAGGCCGGGAAGTGTCCCACCAACAAGGGCCGCATCGCCTGTGTCGACCTGACCCGGCAGCTGAGCTGGATCCAGGACGGCAAGAAGCTGAAGTACGGCCCGGTGCCGGTGCGCACCGGCCGGGACGGCGCCGAGACGCGTACCGGCGCCAAGAAGATCTACTGGCGCAACATCAACCACTGGTCGACGATCTACAAGGTGCGGATGCCGCACGCGCAGTTCTTCGACGGCGGCCAGGCGTTCCACTCGGTCACCAAGTCCATGTACAACCCGCCGGGCTCCGGTGGCTGCGTCAACATGCGTCCCGCCGACGCGAAGGCATACTGGAACCTGCTGAAGAACGGCGACGACGTGTACGTCTACGGGCGCAAGCCCGGGACCTGA
- the afsQ1 gene encoding two-component system response regulator AfsQ1: MPFLLLIEDDDAIRTALELSLSRQGHRVATAATGEDGLELLREQRPDLVVLDVMLPGIDGFEVCRRIRRTDQLPIILLTARSDDIDVVVGLESGADDYVVKPVQGRVLDARIRAVLRRGERESTDSATFGNVVIDRSAMTVTKGGEDLQLTPTELRLLLELSRRPGQALSRQQLLRLVWEHDYLGDSRLVDACVQRLRAKVEDVPSSPTLIRTVRGVGYRLDSPQ; encoded by the coding sequence GTGCCTTTCCTGTTGCTGATCGAGGACGACGACGCCATCCGCACGGCCCTCGAACTCTCGCTGTCACGCCAGGGCCACCGTGTGGCCACCGCGGCGACGGGAGAGGACGGCCTGGAGCTGCTGCGCGAGCAGCGCCCCGACCTGGTCGTGCTGGATGTGATGCTGCCCGGGATCGACGGTTTCGAGGTGTGCCGGCGGATCCGCCGCACCGACCAGCTGCCGATCATCCTGCTGACCGCGCGCAGCGACGACATCGACGTCGTGGTGGGACTGGAGTCCGGCGCGGACGACTATGTGGTCAAACCCGTCCAGGGCCGGGTGCTGGACGCCCGGATCCGGGCGGTGCTGCGCCGTGGTGAGCGGGAGTCGACCGACTCCGCGACCTTCGGCAACGTGGTCATCGACCGGTCCGCCATGACCGTGACCAAGGGCGGGGAGGATCTGCAGCTCACGCCGACCGAGCTGCGGCTCCTGCTGGAGCTGAGCCGCCGGCCCGGCCAGGCCCTCTCCCGGCAGCAACTGCTGCGGCTGGTGTGGGAGCACGACTACCTGGGCGACTCCAGGCTGGTGGACGCCTGTGTGCAGCGGCTGCGCGCGAAGGTGGAGGACGTGCCGTCCTCGCCGACCCTGATCCGTACGGTACGGGGCGTGGGCTACCGGCTGGACTCGCCTCAGTGA
- a CDS encoding MFS transporter codes for MPPADTGASTVVVDASAPSSPVITSRTAAAPASTAGRLEPGRPGYRKMSFALFAAGVAAFALLYSTQALLPAISTAYGVSAGQTSWTVSAATGALALCVLPLSALSERFGRREMMTVSLTVAVVVGMLVPFAPSIGWLIALRAVQGAALAGLPASAMAYLAEEVRPKALIAAIGLFVAGNSIGGMSGRVLTGWVAQAWGWRAALAAVGLLALACAVAFHFLIPRARNFTPGTLNPKALARTVATHLSNPLLVRLYAIGALFMTVFGAVYTVIGYRLVDEPFSLPQGVVGSIFLVYLVGTVSSAAAGRLVARLGRRGALYLAVSTTAAGLLLSLSDALLAVLAGLVLITAGFFAGHAVASSSVSRTATAGRAQASALYQSAYYLGSSAGGTLGAVAFHTGGWAATVALGLLAVLGVVSITLYGTRVARAERRALVPATR; via the coding sequence ATGCCTCCCGCCGATACCGGGGCATCCACCGTCGTCGTGGATGCCTCTGCCCCGTCGTCCCCCGTCATCACCTCCCGCACCGCCGCCGCTCCCGCGAGCACCGCCGGGCGCCTCGAGCCCGGCCGGCCCGGCTACCGGAAGATGAGCTTCGCGCTCTTCGCCGCCGGGGTCGCGGCCTTCGCCCTCCTCTACTCCACCCAGGCCCTGCTGCCCGCGATCTCCACCGCGTACGGCGTGAGCGCCGGCCAGACGAGCTGGACGGTCTCCGCGGCGACCGGAGCGCTGGCGCTCTGCGTGCTGCCGCTGAGCGCGCTCTCGGAGCGGTTCGGGCGGCGGGAGATGATGACGGTCTCGCTGACGGTCGCGGTCGTGGTCGGGATGCTGGTGCCGTTCGCGCCCTCCATCGGCTGGCTGATCGCGCTGCGGGCCGTCCAGGGCGCGGCGCTCGCCGGACTGCCGGCCTCCGCGATGGCGTATCTCGCCGAAGAGGTACGGCCCAAGGCGCTGATCGCCGCGATCGGACTGTTCGTGGCGGGCAACAGCATCGGCGGCATGAGCGGCCGCGTCCTCACCGGCTGGGTCGCCCAGGCCTGGGGGTGGCGCGCGGCGCTCGCGGCGGTCGGTCTGCTCGCGCTGGCGTGCGCCGTCGCCTTCCACTTCCTGATCCCCCGGGCCCGTAACTTCACGCCCGGCACGCTCAACCCGAAGGCGCTGGCCAGGACTGTCGCCACCCACCTCTCCAACCCGCTGCTGGTGCGGCTGTACGCGATCGGCGCACTGTTCATGACCGTGTTCGGCGCGGTCTACACGGTGATCGGCTACCGGCTGGTCGACGAGCCGTTCTCGCTGCCGCAGGGCGTCGTCGGGTCGATCTTCCTGGTCTACCTGGTCGGCACGGTCTCCTCGGCCGCGGCCGGACGGCTGGTGGCCCGCCTCGGCCGCCGGGGCGCGCTCTATCTCGCGGTCTCGACCACGGCGGCCGGGCTGCTGCTCTCGCTGTCGGACGCGCTGCTCGCCGTGCTGGCGGGGCTGGTGCTGATCACGGCCGGGTTCTTCGCCGGGCACGCGGTCGCCTCGTCCTCGGTGAGCCGGACGGCGACGGCGGGCCGGGCGCAGGCGTCGGCGCTCTACCAGTCGGCGTACTACCTGGGCTCCAGCGCGGGCGGCACGCTGGGCGCGGTCGCCTTCCACACGGGCGGCTGGGCGGCGACGGTGGCCCTCGGGCTGCTCGCGGTCCTCGGCGTCGTCTCGATCACGCTGTACGGGACCCGGGTGGCGCGGGCCGAGCGGCGGGCGCTGGTACCGGCGACCCGATGA
- a CDS encoding sigma-70 family RNA polymerase sigma factor, which produces MSDLTTTTAAGAGPGGTGASGDARTSGAAGAPGAADIDARLEGHRTELTGYCYRMLGSAFEAEDAVQDTLVRAWRNFDKFEGRSSLRSWLYRIATNVCLDMLKAGNKRARPVDLSGPTPLAQAALTPRPENVWLEPMPDGRTLPSVQDPAEAAVARESVRLAFVAALQHLPPKQRAVLILREVLAWKAAEVAELLETSVASVNSALQRARATLTEQEGRVPDAADPLDEEQQKLLERYVKAFEGYDMAALTALLHEDAVMTMPPFDLWLQGTSDITGFMTTIGAACAGSRLVPVSANGSPGFAHYKPDPEGSGFVPWAVQVIDVRDGAIAGMHCFLDVERWFPLFGLPERLPAGATGGE; this is translated from the coding sequence ATGAGCGATCTGACCACGACGACGGCCGCGGGTGCGGGACCCGGAGGCACCGGAGCCTCCGGGGACGCCAGAACCTCCGGAGCCGCCGGAGCCCCCGGTGCCGCCGACATCGACGCCCGCCTCGAAGGCCACCGCACCGAGCTGACCGGGTACTGCTACCGGATGCTCGGTTCGGCGTTCGAGGCCGAGGACGCGGTGCAGGACACCCTGGTGCGGGCCTGGCGCAACTTCGACAAGTTCGAGGGCCGCTCCTCCCTGCGCTCCTGGCTCTACCGCATCGCCACCAACGTCTGCCTGGACATGCTGAAGGCGGGCAACAAGCGGGCCCGCCCGGTCGATCTGAGCGGCCCGACCCCGCTCGCCCAGGCGGCGCTCACCCCCCGCCCGGAGAACGTCTGGCTGGAGCCGATGCCGGACGGCCGCACCCTGCCCTCCGTCCAGGACCCGGCGGAGGCCGCCGTGGCGCGGGAGTCGGTGCGCCTCGCGTTCGTCGCCGCCCTCCAGCATCTGCCGCCCAAGCAGCGGGCCGTGCTGATCCTGCGCGAGGTGCTCGCCTGGAAGGCCGCCGAGGTCGCCGAGCTGCTGGAGACCTCCGTCGCCTCGGTCAACAGCGCCCTCCAGCGGGCCCGGGCCACCCTGACCGAGCAGGAGGGCCGGGTGCCGGACGCGGCCGACCCGCTCGACGAGGAGCAGCAGAAGCTCCTGGAGCGCTATGTGAAGGCGTTCGAGGGGTACGACATGGCCGCCCTGACCGCGCTGCTGCACGAGGACGCGGTGATGACGATGCCGCCGTTCGACCTGTGGCTCCAGGGCACCTCCGACATCACGGGCTTCATGACGACCATCGGCGCGGCCTGCGCGGGCTCCCGCCTGGTGCCGGTGTCGGCCAACGGCTCCCCGGGCTTCGCCCACTACAAGCCCGATCCGGAGGGGTCCGGTTTCGTGCCGTGGGCCGTGCAGGTCATCGACGTCCGGGACGGGGCGATCGCGGGCATGCACTGCTTCCTGGACGTGGAGCGGTGGTTCCCGCTCTTCGGCCTTCCGGAGCGGCTGCCGGCGGGGGCGACGGGCGGGGAGTGA
- a CDS encoding LysR family transcriptional regulator, with protein sequence MVHQRSSQPRLSPSSYEEDIRAVLAPRLAYFEAVARHEHVTRAAQELGVPQSTLSRAMVRLEADLGVALFARKGRTVSLTPAGRTFLTSAERALAEVEKAADSVRADADPTAGRVSFGFLHTMGSETVPALIRAFRADHPRVRFQLVQNYGEAMIERLRAGGLDLCLTSPVPDAPDLVTRRLDEQRLRLVVPDDHRLATRRRIRLAEAADETFVTLEPGYGLRRITDDLCTEAGFTPRVAFEGEEAETLRGLVAAGLGVALLPPPAVARPGVVELTVTAPRAVREIGVAWLDGHPDTPPVAAFKRFLLSRRGNLLPD encoded by the coding sequence ATGGTGCATCAACGCAGCTCACAGCCCCGGCTGTCACCGAGCAGTTACGAAGAAGACATCCGGGCCGTCCTCGCGCCCCGCCTCGCGTACTTCGAGGCGGTCGCCCGCCACGAGCATGTGACCCGCGCCGCACAGGAGCTGGGGGTCCCGCAGTCCACGCTCTCCCGTGCCATGGTCCGGCTCGAAGCCGACCTGGGCGTCGCCCTGTTCGCCCGCAAGGGCCGTACGGTCTCGCTCACCCCGGCCGGCCGCACCTTCCTCACCTCCGCCGAACGCGCCCTGGCCGAGGTGGAGAAGGCCGCCGACTCGGTCCGGGCGGACGCCGACCCCACGGCGGGGCGGGTCTCGTTCGGCTTCCTGCACACCATGGGCTCGGAGACCGTACCGGCCCTGATCCGCGCCTTCCGCGCCGACCACCCGAGGGTCCGCTTCCAGCTCGTCCAGAACTACGGCGAGGCGATGATCGAACGGCTCCGCGCGGGCGGCCTCGACCTCTGCCTCACCTCGCCCGTGCCCGACGCCCCCGACCTGGTCACCCGCCGCCTCGACGAACAGCGCCTGCGCCTGGTGGTCCCCGACGACCACCGCCTCGCCACCCGCCGCCGCATCCGCCTCGCGGAGGCCGCCGACGAGACCTTCGTGACCCTCGAACCCGGTTACGGGCTCCGCCGCATCACCGACGACCTCTGCACGGAGGCGGGATTCACCCCGCGCGTCGCCTTCGAGGGCGAGGAGGCCGAGACCCTGCGCGGCCTGGTCGCCGCCGGTCTCGGCGTGGCCCTGCTGCCGCCCCCGGCGGTCGCCCGCCCGGGGGTCGTCGAGCTGACGGTGACGGCCCCGCGCGCGGTCCGCGAGATCGGGGTCGCCTGGCTGGACGGCCACCCGGACACCCCACCGGTCGCGGCCTTCAAACGGTTCCTGCTCTCGCGGCGGGGGAACCTGCTGCCGGACTGA
- a CDS encoding PspC domain-containing protein: MAALVRPTEGRMIGGVCAGLARRFGTSAGTMRVIFVVSCLLPGPQFLIYLALWALLPSEKSASSASAW, encoded by the coding sequence ATGGCCGCACTGGTCCGCCCCACCGAAGGACGCATGATCGGCGGGGTGTGCGCGGGGCTGGCACGGCGCTTCGGCACCTCGGCCGGCACCATGCGCGTCATCTTCGTCGTCTCCTGCCTGCTGCCCGGCCCGCAGTTCCTGATCTATCTGGCGCTCTGGGCGCTGCTGCCCTCGGAGAAGTCCGCCTCGTCCGCGTCGGCCTGGTGA